The Lewinellaceae bacterium DNA window ATTGTCTAAAGAAAGGAATACGAATGAACGACGAAGACCGGTATATTGAACTAGTGCTCAAGGAAGCAGATCAGGGACTTTCCCCGGTGGAACAGCAGGAGCTGGACCAGTGGTTGCTGCAATCTGCAGTTAATCAGGAAAAAGCAGCCAAAGCGCGTGAAGCATGGCGGACATCAGGCAATCCCGATTCTGTCCCGCATCTTGACCTTGAACAGGAATATGCCGCTGTTCAAAAAAAAATCAGCAGTCATAACCGTCGCATCACCCTAAGAAATTGGTCGGTGGCGGCAGCAATTTTCCTATTGATCGCCTCAGGAATTATTGGCGTCCTGCTCACCAGATCGGTGCAAGGAAAAACACTGGTCATTGAGGGACCCGTGGAGCAATATCACCTGGAAGACGGATCCACCGTTTGGCTTAAGCAGGACAGTAAGCTGGAAGTTCACTTTACAGAGGACGTCCGGAGGACCACCTTTTCAGGCCGGGGATTTTTCGAGGTTGCTCCCAATACAAGCCGCCCGTTTGAAATAATAACCGATCAGGGAAACGTTACCGTGGTAGGCACTTCTTTTGAAGTACGTGCCGATCTGTCAAAGTTAAAAGTTATCGTTTCAACAGGTCGGGTAAAATTGACAAACAATCAACAGGATCAGATCGAGCTAGCAGCAGGTGAGTCCGGCCAGGCATCTCCATCGAACCTGGAAAAAATACCACTTGATCAGCCCGCCGGAGCCTGGATGCTACCACCGGTCAACTACCAACAAACCGAACTAGGCGTAATCATCAAGGAAATAGAATCCAAATACCATGTCCGGTTTACGACAGACAACACGGTAGTTTTTCAATGTAAAGTGACTTTCACGTTGGATTACCCGGACAAAACTGTATTGTTTCGCATACTGGAAACATTGCTGGATATCCAAATTGAGAAACTGAGTGAAACAGAATACCAGATTACCGGACAGGGATGCTGATGAAAGACCTTTCCAATTCAGGAATATTGCTTTGCCGGATGATACTTCAAAAATGCAGGCAGTTGTTAAAATGGTCAATTACAGGCACTTTGCTTTTTTGCCTGTCTCTCCCTTCTATATCACAAAATACATCCCCATCATCCGAAAACATTCGTAACGTATTAGAAAAATTCCAGGAAAATTTACCCTTTAGACTGGGTTACAGTGAGTCAATTTTAGATCAACCCAGCGTTTCGATTATTCAATTGAATCCCACAGCCGGATGGAAAAACAACCTCAAAATAATTCAGGATGGCTTACAATTGGATTATCGGATCATCGGTGATCAACTGATTCTGTTTCCACGCAAAAAATACTTAATTCAGGGATTCATTTACGATCAGCAGACCGGAGAGTCCTTACCGGGAGCTCATGTATTGCTATTAAACTATCAAACCGGCACAACCAGTAATGATGCTGGCTATTATCAGTTACTGGTTCCGGAAGGACCCTTAAAATTGTCGATATCCTACATCGGCTATGAGACACAATCCATTGAAAAGGAGGTTTCTAAACCCATCCGTGAGGACTTCCGGCTCAACGGAGCAGTTAACCTCCCGGAAGTGGTGGTCAATGCAGAAAACATGGCCTCCACCGCCCTACCCTTTTACCAATCCGAGGAGCAAAATTTACCCTTGAAGACCCTGCATGCATTGCCATCCATCGGCTCATCCATGGATGTATTACGGTACCTGCAACTGAATGCCGGAGTCATTTCCGGGGGCGATGGCCTCGGTGGATTACATGTTCGGGGCGGTAATGCAGATCAGAATCTGATCTTGCTGGAAGACATCCCCATCTTTAACCCCTATCATCTATTTGGCATCAGTTCCATCTTTAACTCCTACGCAGTTCAGGAAGCGGATTTTAGTAAATCGGACTTTGATGCTGCCTATGATGGCCGTTTGTCCTCCCTCTTAAAAATTACCATCCGGGACGGGCACCGTACTCAAAAGAAACTGGATGCCTCTACCGGGTTGCTTGACACCCATGTCCTCCTGGAAACACCCATTGCTCATCAAAAAGGCACCATAATGCTGGCTGGACAAGTCAGTCACGCGGGCAGTCTGATCAAGGCCTATACGCATCAGAACCGGGCTCTTTATGATAATGATGGTTATCTAAAACCCAGGTTCTGGGATCTCTACGCCAAATCGATGATCGAATTAAACCGGGCCAATAAACTGGTATTCAACGGTTATATCGGGTCAAATAATCACCTGGATATAAACCGCTATCCTTTCGACGGGGGATTGGATACAACCTATGTGGATCAATATCAGGATGAGTTTTATTGGGGGAACACCGCGGCCGGCATCAAGTGGCTGCATGAGATTAACGGTCATGCCTTTTTAAAAATAAATGCCTACCACAGTGGTTACCGGTACCATTCCATCAACGCTTACTCCGAAAAGATCAGGACGACGGGCCAGGAAGCGGACGGATATTACGAGATCAGCGAATTCCGGTCTTCCATCCTTGAGACCGGGATCAAAGGCGATCTGGAATATCTGATCAACTTCAAACACCGTCTAAAATTGGGTTTTGCCGCTGCGCTACATCAATATGTGCCGGGCATAATTGCTTACGGTGAAGATGCCAGCCAAAACCCCCGTTTTGAGATCGGCACCAGGCTTCCTTCCCTTTCAGATACCTTATTTGATGATCTTTCCTTCACCAGTAAACAAGCAACCATTTACGCAGAGGATACCTGGGAAATCAATCCCAAATGGAATCTTCGTTTCGGGATCAACAGCATTCTTTTTTCAAACGGAACCGACCTCTTTTTCTCAGCCCAACCCAGGTTACTGGTCTCCCGCAAGATGAAAAAAGGAGCCATCAGTCTTTCTATTAACAGACTTTACCAACCCCAACATCTGCTTACCACTACCGATAATGGCCTGCCTAATGAATTGTGGGTGCCGTCAACAACACAAATCCCGCCGCAGGAATCCTGGCAGGCTGGCATAAGCTGGAGTCACCCATTCTCAGAAAACACTTTGCTTAAAAGCAGCATTTACTACAAAAGGATGTTTGGTCTGGTCAACTTCAGAGACGAACCTGGCTATCTGAATTACGGACCACTGGACAATGTGGATGCCTCCATCTGGGAAGACGACGTCAGCATAGGAGATGGAGAAAGCTGGGGTATCGAGACCAGTCTTCAGCAACATTGGAAAGATTTTCACCTTCTGGCCAATTATACCTTCAGCAAGAGTAACCGGTATTTTGAGGGTAAAAATCTCGACTACATCGTGCCGTATGAATTTGAAGCACCGCACGTCTTTAATGCCATGGGTATCTGGTCCATCAATGACCGGTGGCAATTATCGATGACCTGGCAATTTGCCAGTGGCACAAGTGCCGTTCTGACTCCCGGTAATTACGAAGTTTACGACAATCACGAACAGTTCATAGAGGACTTTGAAATCGGTGATCAGGATATCCAACTGCTCATCCTGCCCGTGTACCATCGTCTTGATCTCTCCGCCACCTGGGAACTCAGGTCCAGTAAGGCATTACACCATCAAATCAAGTTGAGTCTGATCAATGTCTACAACCAGCAGAATACGGTATTACCACGTATTTATCGTGATCCATATTATTCGACCATCCGCTATGGGCAGGGCCTGCCGTTTATCCCCTCGGTATCTTACCATCTTACGATACATTAAATAAGCGCTCAAACCATGTCTCACTGTCAAAAATAAAACGATGGAGGTATGTGCTGACAGTTACTGTTACAATTACACTGTAAGCCGTTGTTTATCCAACCTGGTAATGAAATAGTTTATAATAAAACTGGGCTCCACATAGGGGATACCCCCTACCCGCTTGTCATAGTAGAAAGAAACGAAAGACTCTCTCTATTGCAGCATTTCTACCAAAAGCTTTATTAACCCGGCGCAAGCCAAAATCTGAATTCATGAAACGCATATTAATCTATGTATGCCTGGCATACACCTTCATCCTTATGCCCTCGTGCAAAAAAGATCTATCGCTGGATAATCTGGTAACGGCAGAGCAAACGGTAGAATCCACCGCCCGGATAAGCCGTTGTAATACGGATAAACGAATGGACCTCCTCTATCAAAGCCGGCCTGGTTACCGTTCGGAAATTATGGAAGGAAGGCAGAGAGAAATGCTGAATCTCGAAACCAGGACACCAACCGAACTCGCATTACTGACCATCCCCGTTCACGTGATTGTCGTGCATCGCACCGGACAAGCGGTTGGTACCGGAACCAACATCAGTGATCAGCGCATCCTCAGTCAGATCGCCGCTCTGAACCTTGACTTTCTGCGCAAAAATGCAGACGCGGTCAATACGCCTTCTGTTTTCAAAGTCAGTGGTGGACAGATCCAGTTTTGTCTGGCATCCGTGGATCCCAACGGCAATGCTACGAATGGCATCACCCGCTACCCCACAAACCAGGATTTTGACAACAATGAAATTGCAATCAAACGGGCATCCCACTGGGATCCCAAGCGCTATATGAATGTTTGGGTTGCTCCCAATATCGACGGTCTAGGCTATGCTTATCTGCCTACGCCAAACTCTCTACCAAGCACGGACGAAGACGGCGTGGTTATCCTCACCGAGGCCTTCGGTGGACCAAACAGTGGTGCTACCGCACCATTTAACCTGGGCAGATCCCTTACCCACGAAGCAGGCCATTATCTGGGACTGGACCACATCTGGGGCGATGGCTGCCAGGTGGATGACGGTATTTCGGATACGCCGAACCAGGCACAGGAAAATTACGATTGTCCAAACCATCCCAGCCCTTCGTGCAACAATCAGGGCGACATGTTTATGGATTACATGGACTATGTCGATGATGACTGCATGAATGCTTTTTCGACCGGGCAGGTCACCTACATGCGTTCCATCCTTGGCAGCTCCCGCGCCCAGCTGATCACCCCGGGAAGAACGACCTGCTCAACCGGCACGCCAACGCCACCCCAGCCCACCTGCGATGATGGTATTAAAAATGGAGATGAGACCGGGATCGACTGCGGTGGTTCCTGCAAGCCTTGTGAAGTGGCCGCATCGGGAGTGGACGCAGGATTGACCAGCCTTACCTACACCGTCAGCAGTACGCAGGCATGCAGCCCTTCGGTTAATTTCAAAGTAATCCTTAACAATTATGGGACTACGGCATTGACCAGTGTGGTGATTGAACTTTCGGGTAATGGAGGAAAACTGCTTGGATACACCTGGAAAGGGCAACTGGCGGCAAAAGGAAAAACAACAGTCACCCTTCCATCCGTGACCATCGGTGGCGGTCAGCAACAAATAGTAGCCACAAGCAAAAGCCCGAACGGAAAAACGGATGCCAATACCGGTAATGATCAAACCAGCGCGAATGTCACGGCACCAGGCGGATCACAGATGACTCTGGTAATTAAGCCGGACGACTTTGGCGCTGACATCTCCTGGAAGATCCGGGACAGCCAGGGCAAAGTGGTCGCCAAAGGCGGAGGTTACCCCGATTTTGACCGGAAACAGATCAGCGAGTCCATATGCCTGCCTTCAGGATGCTATAAACTCACCATGTATGACAGTTACGGAGACGGCATCTGCTGCGATTATGGCAAGGGCTGGTATGAATTAAGAGATGCTAATGGCCGTGTCATTCTGGATTCGGATGGCTACTATGGATACCGGGAAACACAGAGCTTTTGCATCGATTCAAAAAACAGATCTTCTTTACAACAAGTCGAGCGCGACACGCGTCAGGTTCTGCCGGACCGTCGGGTAACAGCCAATCCGGTCAAGAATCAATAACCCCAAATTACTGCAACAAAGCCTCCGGGAATGCCCGGGGGCTTTTTGTTTTGTAGCTGGACTATAAGATCAATCCCATTTCGATGAAGGAACAAAAAGGGCAATCCGCTGGATGAGGAGCAACCCGGCAGGTCAGATAAATACACCGAGTGGTATCACCTTGTAAAAAATGGCATCGGTGAAACACAATTGTGACGGCCGGACAGGCTCAGTCCCACTTCACATACTTCCGCCAGTTGTGTTGTTCTTTGAACCCTAATAGTTCACGGATTTTACGATTGGAAAACAAAGCTTCATGTTCACCCAATTCGCGGGTAACCGGCACATTGGGAAAGAATTTTTCAGCCAATTCCATACTGGGAATAACAGCACCATTGTGATCGTTTCCGGCATTAAAAACCTGGTAACCCAGACCATCTTTTTTCAAACACAAATCTACGATTTGCCCCAGATCACGGGCATCTATATAACAGAAGGCATTTCTTCGACGTACCTGTGGATTTTGAAAATAATACGGAAAGAGTTTGGCGTATTCATCCGGTTCAATCACATTCCCAATACGCAACGCATAAATATCAAAACCAGAACGCCGCTGGAAACTACGGGCGGTCTGTTCGTTGACCACCTTCGACAATCCATAGCTATCCATAGGATCAACATCGTAGTCCTCCTCCAGAGGCAGAGATTTTGGGTCGGTCTCCCCATCGGAAAAACAGATGCCGTAGGTCGTCTCCGATGAAGCAATAATAATTTTTCGAATTCCAAGTTTTACAGCTGCCTCCAGCACATTATAGGTTCCTATGGTATTCACCCGAAACGTTTCATTATCCGGCTTGATCAGAATTCTGGGTATCGCCGCAAAATGCACTACGGCATCAAAAGTGGGTTTGCCATTCCCTGTATCCAATTCATCCAGGCCCATGTAGGAACTCAGCGCATTAAACATTTGTCCCGAATCCGTAATATCAGCGATCAGATTATCCACTCCCGGATGATCAAGCGGAACGAGATCAACATTCAACACCCGGTGCCCCTGGTCAAGAAGATACGGAATAACATGCTTACCAGCTTTACCCGAACCTCCCGTGAAAAATATCCGCAACTTTTTCATAGACACCCTATTTGATTCTTTACTGTGCCTCTAGCATTTATAGCCCGAAAATACAACGCACCGTTATAAATCGCCTCTATTTCTGAGGAACAATGCTAATCGCTCCCGGATGGGCTTAGAGAATCGAATACCCATTATTGTGATGCAATTAGGTCCTGGCAAATCCTGGCTGTCGGTTCTTTTGTCAGACCATTTCATAAAATGGAGAACTTTAAAGCGATCTGAAGCTTGCCATTTTTTTGCAGTTGTATGCCGTTTTTTACCAGGATAAAAAGATTCGCCAATAGGGCCACCACGACCACGGTGAGCGTAACCATATTGTTATCGTTTAAGAGTCGTTTGACGAAGGAGCTCAATACCACCAGGATGGCAGTGGCTATCAACCAAACCAATTGAATATCTACCATCTTTCTGGCCGTTGGCGACCAATTATTGTAGTAATACATGATAATCAGAGGAGCAATTACCTGAAGCGGTGGTAAAATCAGAAAAGGAATTGGAATAAAATTGATGTACCTCAGGGCTTTATCTGTTGACTGACCTGTTTCCTTTTTTTCCAATAAATCAATTTCATCAATACCCAGTGATTTAGCGAGCGTTTTCCTGGAATAGCCTTTGGGTACCTCCCCAGCTTCAATCCTTTGGATGGTGCGAACAGAAACACCAGATTGTTCTGCAAGCTCCTTTTGCGTTAAATTTAACCGTTCCCGGTGGTAAACCAAAGGGTTCATCCTCGCTTAAGATTCTAGGTACAATGCATTCAAGTCTGGCTGCTCGAGCGGGTTACACGTCTCATAACCCCTTAAGCCCTGACTTTGGACAATGTACGAAATGAACCTGTTTCTTTGCAAGTGCATTGCTATCCCTCCAAATTTCGCCGTACGATTTCTGCACCCAGCTCGTCAAAATATTCTTCAATGATCTTTTTCCAGATCTTCAACCCGTTTTCCGAATTAATAAAAAGGACCAGACCACGCTTTGACTCCGGCAAAACCATTGCGATGCATTTAGTGCCCGTGTCACCTCCGGTATGAACCAAAGCATATTCATTACCGGGTAAATTGGGAAAAACCTGCATACCAAGCCCCCAGTTTATGCCTTCCTTCACGATCGAAAGCGGGCTACTGAATAACCTATATAACTCCGGCGAGAGACCTGCTCCATCCAGGATATACACCAGAAACTTGCCATAATCTTCGACAGTAGTCAGCAGATTGGCAGCAGCATTTACCGTTTTATATTTGTCATAAGCCAGTGGGTTTCCTTCCGGATCGCTTTCAACCGCATAACGGTTTTCGTCAACCTGATCCGACCAGAAATAATGGGTGTCATGCATCCCCAGCGGTTCAAACAATTCCTGACGCGCGATTTCATCCAACGTTTTGGAAAATTTGTGTTCCAATGCCTTCCTGAGGTATTCAAAACCTTCCCCGGAGTATTGAAATTTTGTACCCGGCTTAAATTCAAAAACCAATTTCTTATCCGCTCGCAAATACCTCCAGTTAGGCAATCCCGATTGCTGACTCAGAACATTTCTGGTCGTTAATTTCGGAAGATATGGAGCATCTTTTAGCTCCGGATCCACGTAATACAAGGATAGCGGTTCGTCCAGGTCCCAAATCCCTTTATCCACCAACTTCAAGACGGTGAGTGCCGTAATGGGCTTGGTCAGAGAAGCCACTTTATACAGGCTGTTGTAAGTGATCGGGAGGCCTGGCTTTTGCTCGCCAAAAGCACGGATCTGTTGCAATTTGCCGTCATGGATGTACCCGATGGATATGGACGGGATCTTGAGTGCCTTGATCAGCGATTCAATATTTCCGTCGTCATTAAACAAAGGAAATGGAAAATGGTCCTCGAATGGTTCAGGGTATCGTTCAGGCTGTTGATGATCGTAGCTGATTGCTCGGAATAATTTCCAATTGCCCTGTTCCAGAATCCAAATGTGGGTAAACTTACCATTGACGGTAAAACGCAGTTCTTTACCCGGTACTGCAATGAAAAACTCATGGATTCCTGTCTGGATAGCGCCATATAATTTACCCTCATTCTTTAACGGATAAACCTGCAAGCTACCTTTGACCAACTTTCGAATGGGCTTAATATCCGGGTTTGAGCAAATACTTTCCTCAAAGCCCTGGAAAAAGGCATCCCGGTCCTGCATCCCGTTTTGATCGTGCATAAATTGCAGATCCGGGTGCATGATCTCCTTTAAAACTTCGAGATTGCAATGATTAAATCCCTCATCGAAGACTAAGCTATCCGCAACCCTCAACTGCTTATACAGGTCGGAATCTTCAGCGACCTGACCTATGCCATTTGTGATTAATAACAGATAAGTTATCATAAAAAATATCAGTCTCATTTAGTATGAATTTTAAGCAGACAAGTTATCTGCATAATCGATTTAACGGCCGATATGGGAGCCGCCAATATGCCGCCAATAGCATGACAGAACTATAATCATCTATAAATCAATATTTTAAAGATCAGCTATTACAGCATAGTTTCATTGGCCCAGCAAAGAACCACGCACTCCGGTTTTATAAAAAGGGTGTAGAAAATGGGACACGAAGACCATCTGAAGCTAACCGAGACACCGTAAAACACATATATATATTTTTTGATGCAGGGATTTGCACCGGAAGGACTGATCATTGAACCATCGTTTGATAAGGACCTGTGTCGTCTTTCATAACGCTTATCTTCAACCAGGGTTAACCGTCACTCCATAGTATTACCGGGAATCACCACAACATTTTCTTTTTGATTCCGGAAGATGACCATCTGCACTGGCTGGGTCAGGTCTGTTTGTTTTGCAGCTAGAAGCAATTCATCCAGGTTATTCACCGGCACACCTGCAAACTGGAGGATCACATCATTGGCCTGGATGAAATCCCGCATCCGGCTGTCGTACTTTACCTGAGTCACCACATAAATACCTCGTTCGGAATCCATCCCGGTCGCCGATCGCTCACCTAATGTCTCGAGGTTCTTAATCCGCCATCCCTGCCATACCATAGTGTTTGTACCGGATGCATGTTGATTTTGTATAGGAACCGGCATACGCGGTGTTTTGGCCATGTTCTTCAGACGGGGAGAGACTACACCGAATTTGTCCATGGGGAAGTTTTGAAAGCCCATTTCGAACACCTCTAAATCCTGGGCCTCCACACTAAAATCACCCTTTTGTGGATTAACGAAATCAATCTTTGTTTCGATGGAATGCTGATCCGTACCATGCTGCCGGGCAGTTTCCAGGGCTTCCTGGTCGGTAAAGAGGTTATAATCAACCATCTCGCCCCATCCCTGCAGCTGGATAGGTGCGTACTGACTCATCACAATATTCCGGGTAAATACATCACTGCTTTTTGCAAACCATACATGCGGATGGAAGGTGCTGTTAACCAGGATGTTGTTCTCAACCACACGGTAAAAGCCTTCACGGAGTTTGATGCCACCATTCAGGCATAAATTGTCATAAATGCGGTAGTTACTCGAACCATCATCCAGGTCGATGTCCCACCCGCGGTCACAACGGAATCGATTATTGCGGATAACCGTGGTTGCCATGGCATCAGCCAGAATCAGCGCTGGCTCTTCCGTGACCAGTGTGTCCATCGTGGCGCGCTTTGGGTGCCAGAAACGATCACGCCCCCAGGAATTGAAAGAACCGTGGTCTCCGGTTTCTTTCACCGTATCGAATACATCGTTGTACTCAATAATATGACCACCCCAGGTGCCTTCACTGACGTTGATCCCGGCACGGGGGACTTCATAAATACTATTGTGGCTTACCGTAATCCCCTGGCTCATCGAAATCTCCACGCCGGTAATCTGTTTTTCAAATAATCCAATGTTATGGATCAGGTTGTCCAATACGAAACAATTAGAGGGGAAGTTGCTAGTTCTAGGTCCCGGTGCCCGATTGATCTTCTGTAATGGGACAAACTCATTGTATTCAAAACTGGGTGATCGTAAGGCACCGGTGTCACCTACAAAGCAAACCGCACTCGCACCTATCTGTGTCAGATGGCATCCGGAAATGCCGGAATTGCGATTATATTTTGAAAAGAAGACGGCATTTCCTCCCAGATTATGTAGATATGCATTTTGGATGGTACAGTTCTCCGTTCCTTCCAAAAAAATGGCTCCTCCACGGTATATCGTCCAATCAGAACGCAACAAGGGTTCATAGTGCTCCATAAACGTCCGGGTGGCAAGTGTAAACTCCAGGTCTTTCAGGATGATGTTTTTGACCGGATTCGCTGTAGTTCCTCTCACCTCAATAAGGTGTTTCAGTTTTGCGACTTCAAAATTTGCCGTATGAATGTCTTCACTGGCGAGGGGGTAATAATACAATATGGATTGTTGAGAATTGAAGTACCATTCTCCCGGGGCATCCAACTCCTCAAAGATGTTTTCTACCATGCGGTTGTCCGGGCTCAGGCCATTTCTCCGGTTATTTTGCCATCCGCCTTCCATTTCCAGTCCATCATCTGCTGTTTTACCGGTAAAACGGTAGTGAAAATCACCCCAGTCTCCGCGGTGCATGGCATGAAGAAAGCCACCTGCTGGATTATTCCAGGTTTTAATTCGCGCGGGTGAAGTCGCATCGGCCGCGGTACCATTGAAGCGTAATGCGGTCGAATCGTAATTCGGATACCGCGCCATCGGCCGTATGACACCATTGACCGTCATCAGGTCCATTGAACTCAAATCATGAACATGAGCCTGCATGATCCCTTTTTGAAACGGGGCCCACTGAAGGTTCAGATTAACGCCACCGCTGATCACCACATGTTCTCCGGGGTATCCAGAAATTGTCAATTGTTTACCCTCATTGCCATCTTCAGGTGTAAATACCAGCACATTGTCAAGATAATAGGTCCCCTCCCGGAGATAAATCGTAATAAGTCCTGATATACGGCGAGCAAGTTCCTGGGCATGTACCAGGGTCTTGAAAGGTTGGTCTATCGTACCCGGATTTTCATCGTTCCCGCCTGGAGATATAAAATAAGCCGTTTGGGCTGAAAGGCTCAGGGATGCACTCATCCCCAACAACAACAAACATTTGTAAAACCAGTAGCATAAAGCTTGTTTCCTCATTCCGGACTATTTGCATACAGGTTGCAAATTAACCCAAAACATGCAATAGCTATCGCAGCTCAGTGCAATTATGCATCAGAACAGGAAGTGCAACCTGCCAGGTAACGGCAGGCACTTAAAAAACTTGAATCATGCTGATCGTCACGGAAGTTGCAAGAGTGGCTGATTGGTTTGCCAGGATCCTTTACATGCTCAGGGCTATCCAGGTCAACCTTTGCGCCCTCCGAAAGAATATCCAAACGTCAAACCGAAATCCAATCCGGATGCAACTTTGTAATTCCTGGCGTAGGTATCTCCATCCTCAGGCACCTCATTTTTCCAGGTGTATTTTCCGCCCACCGGTGGTCCATAGCCCAACCAATAACTTATGGTAAAGCCCTTTTTCCAGACATAGGTCTGTCCGATGCCGACACCTATGAATGAAGCATGATACAGGAATTCAGCTTCCTTATGAATTCCGTCCAAATTGAAGTACCGTACGTTAAGGTCTGCAAACGTGTTGCGATAGGACGACTTGATCAGCCATAAGAATTTGGCATCTGAAACGGGTTTGAAAAAATATTTGTAGTGTAGTCCAAGCCCATATTCCTTTTCCTCTGAGATAGAAGGGAACGAGCCACCTCCCTGGAAGAACAGGGCATGACGGGGAGTTAAACGGATTTCATAAGCGATCCCCCATCGTTCAAAAGCCAATCCTGCAACATTCAACTGAATAGAATGCCGGTAAAATAGCTCATTAGACGGCTGGGCTTGAACAAAGCAAGAAATCGTTAAGAGCCCAACCAGACTGAAAACACATCGTAAATAACGCATCTGAATTATAAATTTTCAATTAATCAAATGTCCACTAAACACTAAACCATTCCACGTTATGCATATGAGACTTACATTCATTTGAAGCAATGATTCATATCATTTAAACTAGTGATACGCTCACCACTTTTTCCTGAATGTCAAATCTGATATGGATTATGAGTACTACCCTGAAAGAACGGTATCGTTTCTTATTTCAGCATCTGCCGGCAGATTTAACAGCTGATTATAACGTGAAGTATAGATTAAAGAATAAGGATAGCATACAGGTTCATCAGAGGGTCACAAGTTCATTCAGCAATATCTTCGCACAGAGGACCAAGTTTTCATAATGGCTCAGGCTATTATTTATTTTACTTAAGGTTTTCTTTCAATTTCATTTTCGACATCCTTCAAGAGTGACT harbors:
- a CDS encoding FecR domain-containing protein codes for the protein MNDEDRYIELVLKEADQGLSPVEQQELDQWLLQSAVNQEKAAKAREAWRTSGNPDSVPHLDLEQEYAAVQKKISSHNRRITLRNWSVAAAIFLLIASGIIGVLLTRSVQGKTLVIEGPVEQYHLEDGSTVWLKQDSKLEVHFTEDVRRTTFSGRGFFEVAPNTSRPFEIITDQGNVTVVGTSFEVRADLSKLKVIVSTGRVKLTNNQQDQIELAAGESGQASPSNLEKIPLDQPAGAWMLPPVNYQQTELGVIIKEIESKYHVRFTTDNTVVFQCKVTFTLDYPDKTVLFRILETLLDIQIEKLSETEYQITGQGC
- a CDS encoding helix-turn-helix transcriptional regulator; amino-acid sequence: MNPLVYHRERLNLTQKELAEQSGVSVRTIQRIEAGEVPKGYSRKTLAKSLGIDEIDLLEKKETGQSTDKALRYINFIPIPFLILPPLQVIAPLIIMYYYNNWSPTARKMVDIQLVWLIATAILVVLSSFVKRLLNDNNMVTLTVVVVALLANLFILVKNGIQLQKNGKLQIALKFSIL
- a CDS encoding NAD(P)-dependent oxidoreductase; its protein translation is MKKLRIFFTGGSGKAGKHVIPYLLDQGHRVLNVDLVPLDHPGVDNLIADITDSGQMFNALSSYMGLDELDTGNGKPTFDAVVHFAAIPRILIKPDNETFRVNTIGTYNVLEAAVKLGIRKIIIASSETTYGICFSDGETDPKSLPLEEDYDVDPMDSYGLSKVVNEQTARSFQRRSGFDIYALRIGNVIEPDEYAKLFPYYFQNPQVRRRNAFCYIDARDLGQIVDLCLKKDGLGYQVFNAGNDHNGAVIPSMELAEKFFPNVPVTRELGEHEALFSNRKIRELLGFKEQHNWRKYVKWD
- a CDS encoding TonB-dependent receptor — encoded protein: MNPTAGWKNNLKIIQDGLQLDYRIIGDQLILFPRKKYLIQGFIYDQQTGESLPGAHVLLLNYQTGTTSNDAGYYQLLVPEGPLKLSISYIGYETQSIEKEVSKPIREDFRLNGAVNLPEVVVNAENMASTALPFYQSEEQNLPLKTLHALPSIGSSMDVLRYLQLNAGVISGGDGLGGLHVRGGNADQNLILLEDIPIFNPYHLFGISSIFNSYAVQEADFSKSDFDAAYDGRLSSLLKITIRDGHRTQKKLDASTGLLDTHVLLETPIAHQKGTIMLAGQVSHAGSLIKAYTHQNRALYDNDGYLKPRFWDLYAKSMIELNRANKLVFNGYIGSNNHLDINRYPFDGGLDTTYVDQYQDEFYWGNTAAGIKWLHEINGHAFLKINAYHSGYRYHSINAYSEKIRTTGQEADGYYEISEFRSSILETGIKGDLEYLINFKHRLKLGFAAALHQYVPGIIAYGEDASQNPRFEIGTRLPSLSDTLFDDLSFTSKQATIYAEDTWEINPKWNLRFGINSILFSNGTDLFFSAQPRLLVSRKMKKGAISLSINRLYQPQHLLTTTDNGLPNELWVPSTTQIPPQESWQAGISWSHPFSENTLLKSSIYYKRMFGLVNFRDEPGYLNYGPLDNVDASIWEDDVSIGDGESWGIETSLQQHWKDFHLLANYTFSKSNRYFEGKNLDYIVPYEFEAPHVFNAMGIWSINDRWQLSMTWQFASGTSAVLTPGNYEVYDNHEQFIEDFEIGDQDIQLLILPVYHRLDLSATWELRSSKALHHQIKLSLINVYNQQNTVLPRIYRDPYYSTIRYGQGLPFIPSVSYHLTIH
- a CDS encoding class A beta-lactamase-related serine hydrolase yields the protein MRLIFFMITYLLLITNGIGQVAEDSDLYKQLRVADSLVFDEGFNHCNLEVLKEIMHPDLQFMHDQNGMQDRDAFFQGFEESICSNPDIKPIRKLVKGSLQVYPLKNEGKLYGAIQTGIHEFFIAVPGKELRFTVNGKFTHIWILEQGNWKLFRAISYDHQQPERYPEPFEDHFPFPLFNDDGNIESLIKALKIPSISIGYIHDGKLQQIRAFGEQKPGLPITYNSLYKVASLTKPITALTVLKLVDKGIWDLDEPLSLYYVDPELKDAPYLPKLTTRNVLSQQSGLPNWRYLRADKKLVFEFKPGTKFQYSGEGFEYLRKALEHKFSKTLDEIARQELFEPLGMHDTHYFWSDQVDENRYAVESDPEGNPLAYDKYKTVNAAANLLTTVEDYGKFLVYILDGAGLSPELYRLFSSPLSIVKEGINWGLGMQVFPNLPGNEYALVHTGGDTGTKCIAMVLPESKRGLVLFINSENGLKIWKKIIEEYFDELGAEIVRRNLEG